In Pyrus communis chromosome 8, drPyrComm1.1, whole genome shotgun sequence, one genomic interval encodes:
- the LOC137743315 gene encoding uncharacterized protein produces the protein MGWKAAEKLIRHWKILRGDNVMITRGKDKGETGVIKRVIRSQNRVIVEGKNLVKKHIKQGQGHEGGIFTVEAPLHASNVQVVDPVTGRPVKVGVRYLEDGTKVRVSRGLGASGSIIPRPEILKIRTTPRPTVAGPKDTLMDVVLEKTYDAKTGKGMPEL, from the exons ATGGGTTGGAAAGCAGCTGAGAAACTCATTAGGCACTGGAAGATTCTCAGAGGAGATAAT GTGATGATAACAAGAGGCAAAGACAAGGGCGAGACGGGTGTCATCAAACGAGTCATTCGCTCTCAGAATCGTGTCATCGTGGAAGGCAAAAATCTG GTAAAGAAACATATCAAGCAAGGCCAAGGTCATGAAGGTGGGATTTTCACTGTCGAAGCGCCTCTCCATGCCTCAAATGTGCAAGTTGTTGATCCGGTGACAGG GAGGCCTGTTAAGGTCGGTGTGAGATATCTTGAGGATGGAACGAAAGTTCGAGTATCTAGAGGATTAGGCGCATCGGGATCTATAATCCCTCGTCCTGAGATCTTGAAAATAAGGACTACTCCAAGACCTACTGTTG CTGGCCCCAAGGACACTCTGATGGATGTCGTGTTGGAGAAGACATATGACGCTAAGACGGGGAAGGGAATGCCTGAACTTTGA
- the LOC137741617 gene encoding vicilin Jug r 6.0101-like, whose product MDLKGRVLVVCLLLSAFFLSAFVAVALEDPELKQCKHQCKHQRGFEEWQKKQCERKCEDYIKQKSEQEEQRGRWEGGGGEGGSFYIREREEFEGRGQQQQEEGDENPYFFEDQHFETRVQTEEGRVQVLQKFNERSDLLRGIENFRVGFLVTEPHAFVAPTHLDADCVLFVFQGRPTITVVKEEKKESHNLERGDLFRIPAGTPFYILNRDENEGLHIVELLKTVSTPGEYEAFHSAGGQDPESFFKAFSPEVLQAAFKTDRNKLDRLFGQQRRGSIIRASKEQVQRMSQQHGHGGSEGIWPLPFHGGESSSKDSFNLFKKHASQENKFGRLFEADFKDFKQLQEFDLLVSFANITRGAMEGPFFNSRATKISVVLDGEGHFEMACPHVGKQRQHSGRSQQRQKSSPTYQKMSGDLRRGAVFVAPAGHPVTIIASRNNNLQLLCFEVNARDNIRFPLAGKNNVVSQFDRQAKELSFNVPASEVESIFNNQKDELFFEGPNEQPQHGWVYA is encoded by the exons ATGGATTTGAAAGGTAGGGTACTTGTGGTTTGCTTGCTGCTGTCTGCTTTTTTCCTGAGTGCTTTTGTTGCTGTGGCTTTGGAAGATCCGGAGCTGAAGCAGTGTAAGCACCAGTGCAAACACCAGCGAGGGTTTGAGGAGTGGCAGAAGAAACAGTGCGAGAGGAAGTGCGAGGACTACATCAAGCAGAAGAGCGAGCAGGAGGAGCAGCGGGGGAGgtgggaaggaggaggaggggaagGAGGAAGTTTTTACATACGTGAGAGAGAGGAGTTCGAGGGGCGAGggcaacaacaacaagaagaaggagacgagAATCCTTACTTCTTCGAAGACCAGCATTTCGAGACGAGGGTTCAAACTGAGGAAGGTAGGGTTCAGGTTCTGCAGAAATTCAACGAAAGGTCTGATCTTCTGCGTGGGATTGAGAATTTTCGAGTCGGGTTTCTTGTCACGGAACCTCATGCATTCGTTGCTCCAACTCATCTTGATGCCGATTGTGTCCTATTTGTTTTCCAAG GTCGGCCAACAATCACTGTGgtgaaggaggagaagaaagagagccATAATCTTGAACGTGGAGATCTCTTTAGGATTCCGGCAGGCACCCCATTTTATATACTCAACAGAGACGAGAATGAAGGGCTCCATATTGTCGAACTTCTCAAAACAGTCTCTACCCCCGGAGAATACGAGGCGTTTCACTCGGCCGGCGGCCAAGACCCCGAATCCTTTTTCAAAGCATTCAGCCCCGAAGTTCTCCAAGCCGCTTTTAAG ACGGATAGGAATAAGTTGGATAGACTATTTGGGCAGCAGAGGCGAGGCAGCATCATAAGGGCCTCCAAAGAACAAGTACAGAGAATGAGCCAGCAGCATGGTCATGGCGGCAGTGAAGGCATTTGGCCGCTGCCTTTCCATGGCGGTGAATCATCTTCAAAAGATTCATTCAATCTTTTTAAGAAGCATGCTTCCCAAGAAAACAAGTTTGGCCGTCTCTTTGAAGCTGATTTCAAAGACTTCAAGCAGCTTCAGGAGTTTGACCTCCTCGTCTCCTTTGCTAACATCACCAGG GGTGCTATGGAAGGTCCATTTTTCAACTCAAGGGCTACAAAGATATCAGTTGTGCTAGATGGTGAAGGCCACTTTGAGATGGCATGCCCGCATGTTGGTAAACAACGCCAGCACAGTGGAAGGTCACAGCAGAGACAAAAGAGCAGCCCAACTTACCAAAAGATGAGCGGAGACTTGAGGCGCGGAGCGGTGTTTGTTGCCCCCGCCGGCCATCCTGTCACAATCATTGCCTCAAGGAACAATAACCTCCAACTCCTCTGCTTCGAAGTCAATGCTCGAGACAACATTAGGTTTCCACTGGCAGGGAAGAACAATGTGGTGAGCCAGTTCGATAGGCAAGCCAAGGAGCTGTCGTTTAACGTGCCAGCGAGCGAGGTGGAGAGTATTTTCAACAACCAGAAAGATGAGTTGTTTTTCGAAGGACCAAATGAGCAGCCTCAGCACGGCTGGGTTTATGCATGA
- the LOC137743647 gene encoding pentatricopeptide repeat-containing protein At1g03100, mitochondrial-like: MFCMKKFSYRTTSVCPSVLYLLLANASCIVARISESHLRAYSSARSVCGFLGSSSLAKSKVRDDKLTPKGSFFSTMAGTILVQARDPAKLTLEIQNAIDEHRLSDAWKLHERHMQMEGFPRKSVMNELVTSFVESFDVQWLEKAYGLVEHAIEKSKLNLLEKETLIYLSFGLAKAGLPNPASTVLRKMVEMEQFPPVAAWSAILAYMSRTAQGAYLAAELILEIGYLFQDNRIDPRKKCNAPLIAMKPNTTAFNVALAGCLIFGTTRKAEQILDMMPRVGVKMDANLLILMAQVYERNGRRDELTKLQRYIDEAHNLTDIQYRQFYNCLLTCHLKFGDLDSASNMVLEMLRKAKAARSSLAVATLVFDAAGKGNKSLGPGSLSGKSSSYVESNGYEDNGLSSPLVSYDEFSRDRNFLRLETDAKEVLGAVLAKLQSQVKLVTTDRGILQPTEKLFVTLVKAFLEADKTKDLAEFLIKADKEDSPASNDNSALVHVINSCISLGWLDKAHDLLDEMFLAGVRTGSAVYSSLLKAYCQAKQAGNVASLLRDARKAGIQLDSSSYEALIQSRVLQNDTQGALHLYREMKEAKIPKAGHQEFERLVHECAGDGEPKLMVKLLQEIKEGQKSDAGVHDWNNVIHFFCKKRLMQDAEKALTKMRSLGYTPNAQTFHSMVTGYAAVGGKYTEVTELWGEMKSIAAATSMKFDQELLDSVLYTFVRGGFFSRANEVVEMMEKGKMFVDKYKYRTLFLKYHRTSYKGKAPKFQTESQHKKREAALAFKNWVGVC, translated from the coding sequence ATGTTTTGTATGAAGAAATTCAGCTATCGGACAACTTCAGTTTGCCCATCTGTTCTTTATCTTCTACTTGCTAATGCTAGTTGTATTGTAGCTCGGATATCGGAATCTCATCTTCGAGCTTATTCGAGTGCCAGGTCAGTTTGTGGGTTTCTCGGCTCTTCTTCTTTGGCCAAGTCAAAAGTCCGAGATGATAAACTTACACCTAAAGGAAGCTTCTTTTCTACTATGGCGGGAACAATCTTGGTCCAGGCTCGAGACCCGGCTAAGTTAACTTTGGAGATACAGAATGCAATTGATGAGCACAGACTAAGTGATGCTTGGAAGTTGCATGAGCGGCATATGCAGATGGAAGGGTTTCCTAGGAAATCCGTTATGAATGAGCTCGTAACGAGTTTCGTGGAAAGCTTTGATGTTCAGTGGCTGGAGAAGGCGTACGGGCTGGTAGAACATGCTATTGAGAAAAGTAAACTGAATTTGTTAGAGAAGGAAACGCTGATTTATCTGTCTTTTGGGCTTGCCAAAGCCGGATTACCTAATCCTGCGTCGACTGTTTTGAGAAAGATGGTAGAGATGGAACAGTTTCCCCCTGTTGCTGCCTGGTCTGCAATCTTGGCTTACATGTCTCGAACAGCTCAAGGGGCTTACCTTGCTGCAGAGTTGATTCTCGAGATAGGTTACCTATTCCAAGATAACAGGATCGATCCGCGTAAGAAGTGTAATGCACCTTTGATTGCTATGAAGCCTAATACTACTGCTTTCAATGTCGCTTTGGCTGGCTGTCTCATATTTGGGACAACTAGGAAAGCCGAGCAGATCCTTGACATGATGCCTCGAGTTGGTGTCAAAATGGACGCTAACTTGTTGATATTAATGGCACAAGTATATGAGAGAAATGGACGAAGAGATGAGCTTACGAAACTTCAACGATACATAGATGAAGCCCACAACCTTACCGATATCCAGTATCGGCAATTCTACAACTGCTTGTTGACttgccatttgaaattcggggaTCTAGATTCTGCATCCAACATGGTCTTGGAAATGCTAAGGAAGGCAAAAGCAGCACGAAGTTCTCTTGCAGTAGCAACACTGGTATTTGATGCTGCTGGAAAGGGCAACAAGTCTCTTGGACCGGGATCTCTGTCCGGTAAAAGTTCAAGCTATGTAGAATCAAATGGTTATGAAGATAATGGTTTAAGTAGCCCGTTAGTATCTTATGATGAGTTTTCTAGGGACAGAAATTTCTTGAGACTTGAGACTGATGCAAAGGAAGTACTTGGTGCAGTGTTAGCTAAGTTGCAGAGCCAAGTCAAATTGGTAACAACTGACCGCGGTATCCTCCAGCCAACTGAAAAACTTTTCGTGACATTAGTCAAGGCGTTTCTGGAAGCAGACAAGACCAAGGATTTGGCAGAGTTTCTAATAAAGGCCGACAAAGAAGATTCCCCAGCATCCAACGACAATTCAGCCTTGGTTCATGTAATTAATTCGTGCATATCACTTGGATGGTTAGACAAGGCGCATGACCTTCTCGATGAGATGTTTTTGGCTGGTGTAAGAACCGGTTCAGCTGTATATTCTTCTCTTTTAAAAGCATATTGTCAAGCAAAGCAAGCGGGAAATGTGGCATCACTTTTAAGAGATGCTCGTAAAGCCGGGATCCAGCTAGACTCAAGCTCTTATGAGGCATTGATCCAATCGAGGGTTCTTCAAAATGATACACAGGGAGCCCTCCATTTGTACAGAGAGATGAAGGAGGCTAAGATACCAAAAGCTGGCCATCAGGAGTTCGAGAGGTTAGTACATGAATGTGCAGGGGACGGTGAACCTAAGTTGATGGTAAAGCTCTTGCAGGAAATCAAGGAAGGGCAGAAATCCGATGCCGGGGTTCACGACTGGAACAACGTAATCCATTTCTTCTGCAAGAAGAGACTCATGCAAGACGCTGAGAAGGCGCTGACGAAGATGAGAAGCCTCGGGTACACCCCAAATGCACAAACATTCCATTCTATGGTAACTGGTTATGCTGCTGTAGGAGGAAAGTATACAGAAGTGACCGAGTTGTGGGGTGAGATGAAGTCCATTGCTGCTGCCACCTCAATGAAATTCGACCAGGAGCTCCTGGATTCGGTTCTTTACACCTTCGTGAGGGGCGGATTTTTCAGCCGAGCAAATGAAGTTGTGGAGATGATGGAGAAAGGGAAGATGTTTGTCGACAAATACAAGTACCGGACGCTTTTCTTGAAGTACCATAGAACAAGTTACAAAGGCAAGGCTCCCAAATTCCAGACAGAATCCCAACATAAAAAGAGGGAGGCTGCATTGGCGTTTAAGAATTGGGTTGGAGTTTGTTGA